A window of the Narcine bancroftii isolate sNarBan1 chromosome 4, sNarBan1.hap1, whole genome shotgun sequence genome harbors these coding sequences:
- the map3k19 gene encoding mitogen-activated protein kinase kinase kinase 19 isoform X2 codes for MEQIKTLKNEVSLAQLSTSIVKSVPVRLLPIEGEHVADKQSDCGISNHTALTSHSKQNSSLSPPESTTRAERQSAHSLAQFNRQKSVSEYTSSSASIKQTSFNEVENPKHTQSHIPLCLEIYPGTCADCVATGSKIKYDDLLLEEIAKNLSVKDVTHKMILKGKEEYTSAGSDKCEELDKSSSTNELINVSSDKDNSVLLDVTLCSEPNLQIYKSLTCTLANMCVNVLSSATIGLNENKSLQNGQKTKISANETLEFEQEQKQIKTPFQRDKPRENETPEEIPLDFANHFGQCITKYTSSVKEEEIVLHKTKCNSVEDDTWAKQAPSNTLLFSKKTLAKIKNASFDVPHNAISSFNILVQKEREMKRKISKINCINQSSNSTPEINISRSKSLKSPPISTQSWLRKSMLMPSTAHFLQCKKTPIFPSLDNFHLHQISSKVQSKIPKGIMKNGKTSNGKSNSYGKRNTNSLNKSTIPQIPGLSSTSDFSALKYSDMFQEIYPIDKGPGIYEMFSSPLYHAMRKSTVCETNHQTVHSVPRRREIINKFSKSNRATEKSNAIKIKNKQNSKQKKMDTHVKKKKKNAEESTFLVKSDKGQENVELISGQDCQYLDSQRVSDHGHLSDDSESNHPLPDNEGHLNGQYLSTIIEDSFQQASVKPVTSEDHDNMHKKSSDAGVEEENVGDDTNYRFRSSVLPKTKYTECSDIDLFEGGRYLNKKDKSLVNESIFAQEHTAVLPNGLNWDIVVNDAELAELCAEDQCNTSRGAKAASHPNSKETDVPIQPLINIWTVENMFPAIQFEGDREHNLEDGQLHCLTSALLLEEKNSYNNMEQMATYAQQTECYGNKDNASENTNGKMINGISIQRTEYTVTKLFKTSSRPSSSLCDTIKSECSYNCEDVIIWTKGNVLGKGAYGTVYCGLTSQGQLIAVKQVILDATNQTVAEKEYQKLEEEIELLKDLKHDNIVHFLGTNLEANVVSIFMEFVPGGSIAGIISSFGPLPEPVFCGYTKQVLKGVVYLHDNKVIHRDIKGNNVMLMPNGVIKLIDFGCAKRMICVNMNDTHGEMLKSMHGTPYWMAPEVINETGHGRKSDIWSIGCTVFEMASGKPPLAHMDKMAAMFYIGAHRGLMPNLPVQFSENAQDFVQICLTRDQYKRPSAKQLLEHAFIIQKQKKQPFQKSKIVAKTESQATIISKSRSLGITEL; via the exons GTTTCCTTAGCTCAGTTGAGCACCAGCATTGTAAAGTCTGTACCTGTACGACTTCTGCCAATTGAAGGTGAACATGTTGCTGACAAACAAAGTGATTGTGGTATCTCTAATCATACAGCTTTAACATCACATTCAAAACAAAATTCATCTTTATCACCACCTGAATCAACCACAAGGGCAGAAAGACAATCTGCACATTCCTTAGCACAGTTTAACAGACAAAAATCTGTAAGTGAATACACAAGCAGCTCTGCATCCATCAAGCAAACTTCCTTCAATGAAGTTGAGAATCCTAAGCATACTCAAAGTCATATACCACTATGCTTAGAAATTTATCCTGGTACATGTGCAGACTGTGTCGCTACAGGGTCAAAAATTAAGTATGATGACCTTCTACTTGAAGAAATAGCCAAAAATTTGAGTGTAAAGGATGTCACTCATAAGATGATACTAAAAGGTAAAGAAGAATATACATCAGCTGGATCAGATAAATGTGAAGAACTTGATAAATCAAGCTCAACAAATGAATTAATAAATGTCAGTTCTGACAAAGATAATAGTGTATTATTGGATGTAACTTTGTGTAGTGAGCccaatttacaaatttacaaatcATTAACTTGTACTTTAGCAAATATGTGTGTTAATGTTCTCAGCTCTGCAACTATAGGACTAAATGAAAACAAAAGTTTACAGAATGGACAGAAAACCAAAATATCTGCTAATGAGACTCTTGAATTTGAACAAGAGCAAAAACAAATCAAAACTCCATTTCAAAGAGACAAACCAAGAGAAAATGAAAcacctgaagaaattcctctagaTTTTGCAAACCATTTTGGACAATGTATAACAAAATATACATCTTCTGTAAAAGAAGAGGAAATAGTTCTTCACAAAACAAAGTGCAATTCTGTTGAGGATGATACATGGGCAAAACAAGCACCCAGTAATACCTTGCTTTTTTCAAAAAAGACTTTGGCAAAAATAAAAAATGCCAGTTTTGATGTACCCCACAATGCTATCTCTAGCTTCAATATTTTAGttcagaaagaaagagaaatgaaaaggaaaattaGCAAGATTAATTGTATCAATCAAAGCAGTAACTCCACTCCAGAAATAAACATATCTCGTTCCAAATCATTGAAGAGCCCCCCCATTTCAACACAAAGTTGGTTGAGGAAAAGTATGCTTATGCCATCAACTGCTCATTTTCTACAATGTAAAAAAACTCCAATATTTCCTTCACTAGATAATTTTCATCTACATCAAATTTCGTCAAAAGTGCAGTCTAAAATACCAAAAGGAAtcatgaaaaatgggaaaacttCTAATGGAAAATCTAATTCATATGGTAAAAGAAATACAAATAGCCTTAACAAATCAACAATTCCGCAGATTCCAGGATTAAGTTCGACAAGTGATTTCTCAGCATTAAAGTATAGTGATATGTTTCAAGAAATATATCCAATTGATAAAGGGCCAGGCATTTATGAAATGTTTAGTAGTCCATTGTATCATGCAATGCGAAAGTCAACAGTGTGTGAAACTAATCATCAAACTGTTCATTCTGTACCACGGAGAAGAgaaattataaataaattttcaaaatcAAATCGAGCAACTGAGAAAAGCaatgcaataaaaataaaaaataaacagaattccaaacaaaagaaaatggatACACatgtgaaaaaaaagaaaaaaaatgcagaggAAAGTACATTTTTGGTCAAGAGTGATAAAGGTCAAGAAAATGTTGAACTAATTTCTGGGCAGGATTGCCAGTATTTAGATAGCCAGAGAGTTTCAGATCATGGCCATCTTTCAGATGATTCAGAGTCCAATCATCCATTACCAGATAATGAGGGTCATCTGAATGGCCAGTATTTGTCAACTATTATAGAAGATTCATTTCAACAAGCTTCAGTCAAACCTGTCACTTCAGAGGATCATGATAATATGCACAAGAAATCATCTGATGCTGGGGTTGAAGAAGAAAATGTGGGTGATGATACAAATTATCGCTTTAGGTCATCAGTGCTCCCAAAAACCAAATATACGGAGTGCAGTGATATTGATTTATTTGAGGGAGGACGGTATCTGAATAAAAAAGACAAATCTCTTGTAAATGAATCCATTTTTGCACAAGAGCATACAGCTGTCTTGCCCAATGGACTTAACTGGGACATTGTAGTCAATGACGCAGAACTTGCCGAGTTATGTGCTGAAGACCAGTGTAACACTTCTCGTGGAGCAAAAGCTGCTTCACATCCAAATTCAAAAGAAACAGATGTTCCCATTCAACCATTGATTAACATATGGACTGTGGAAAATATGTTCCCAGCCATTCAGTTTGAAGGTGATAGAGAACACAATCTTGAAGATGGACAACTTCATTGTCTTACATCAGCATTATTGTTAGAAGAAAAGAATTCTTACAATAACATGGAACAAATGGCCACATATGCTCAACAAACAGAATGTTACGGTAATAAAGACAATGCATCTGAAAATACAAATGGGAAAATGATAAATGGAATATCCATCCAG AGAACTGAATATACAGTTACAAAGCTATTCAAAACTTCTAGCAGACCTAGCAGTTCACTTTGTGATACCATAAAGTCTGAGTGCAGCTACAATTGTGAAGATGTCATTATATGGACTAAAGGCAATGTACTTGGGAAAGGAGCCTATGGCACA GTATACTGTGGTCTAACAAGTCAAGGTCAACTCATCGCTGTTAAACAGGTTATCCTGGATGCAACAAACCAAACTGTAGCAGAAAAAGAGTATCAGAAACTGGAAGAGGAAATAGAGCTACTAAAAGATCTAAAGCATGACAACATTGTGCACTTCCTTGGTACAAACCTAGAGGCCAATGTTGTTAGCATTTTCATGGAATTTGTTCCTGGTGGATCCATAGCTGGTATTATAAGTAGTTTCGGGCCATTACCAGAGCCTGTTTTTTGTGGATATACTAAACAAGTTTTAAAAGGAGTGGTCtatttacatgataataaagtaaTTCACAGAGATATAAAGGGAAATAATGTCATGCTTATGCCTAATGGTGTGATAAAACTCATCGACTTTGGCTGTGCCAAACGAATGATATGTGTGAATATGAATGATACACATGGAGAAATGTTAAAATCAATGCATGGGACTCCTTACTGGATGGCACCTGAAGTGATTAATGAGACTGGACATGGAAGAAAATCTGATATTTGGAGTATAGGGTGCACTGTGTTTGAAATGGCATCTGGAAAACCACCTCTGGCACATATGGACAAAATGGCAGCCATGTTTTACATTGGAGCACATCGAGGTCTGATGCCTAACCTTCCTGTTCAGTTTTCTGAGAATGCTCAAGATTTTGTACAGATTTGTCTGACAAG
- the map3k19 gene encoding mitogen-activated protein kinase kinase kinase 19 isoform X1 encodes MEQIKTLKNEVSLAQLSTSIVKSVPVRLLPIEGEHVADKQSDCGISNHTALTSHSKQNSSLSPPESTTRAERQSAHSLAQFNRQKSVSEYTSSSASIKQTSFNEVENPKHTQSHIPLCLEIYPGTCADCVATGSKIKYDDLLLEEIAKNLSVKDVTHKMILKGKEEYTSAGSDKCEELDKSSSTNELINVSSDKDNSVLLDVTLCSEPNLQIYKSLTCTLANMCVNVLSSATIGLNENKSLQNGQKTKISANETLEFEQEQKQIKTPFQRDKPRENETPEEIPLDFANHFGQCITKYTSSVKEEEIVLHKTKCNSVEDDTWAKQAPSNTLLFSKKTLAKIKNASFDVPHNAISSFNILVQKEREMKRKISKINCINQSSNSTPEINISRSKSLKSPPISTQSWLRKSMLMPSTAHFLQCKKTPIFPSLDNFHLHQISSKVQSKIPKGIMKNGKTSNGKSNSYGKRNTNSLNKSTIPQIPGLSSTSDFSALKYSDMFQEIYPIDKGPGIYEMFSSPLYHAMRKSTVCETNHQTVHSVPRRREIINKFSKSNRATEKSNAIKIKNKQNSKQKKMDTHVKKKKKNAEESTFLVKSDKGQENVELISGQDCQYLDSQRVSDHGHLSDDSESNHPLPDNEGHLNGQYLSTIIEDSFQQASVKPVTSEDHDNMHKKSSDAGVEEENVGDDTNYRFRSSVLPKTKYTECSDIDLFEGGRYLNKKDKSLVNESIFAQEHTAVLPNGLNWDIVVNDAELAELCAEDQCNTSRGAKAASHPNSKETDVPIQPLINIWTVENMFPAIQFEGDREHNLEDGQLHCLTSALLLEEKNSYNNMEQMATYAQQTECYGNKDNASENTNGKMINGISIQRTEYTVTKLFKTSSRPSSSLCDTIKSECSYNCEDVIIWTKGNVLGKGAYGTMVHTTATLCIHWCTVAVVYCGLTSQGQLIAVKQVILDATNQTVAEKEYQKLEEEIELLKDLKHDNIVHFLGTNLEANVVSIFMEFVPGGSIAGIISSFGPLPEPVFCGYTKQVLKGVVYLHDNKVIHRDIKGNNVMLMPNGVIKLIDFGCAKRMICVNMNDTHGEMLKSMHGTPYWMAPEVINETGHGRKSDIWSIGCTVFEMASGKPPLAHMDKMAAMFYIGAHRGLMPNLPVQFSENAQDFVQICLTRDQYKRPSAKQLLEHAFIIQKQKKQPFQKSKIVAKTESQATIISKSRSLGITEL; translated from the exons GTTTCCTTAGCTCAGTTGAGCACCAGCATTGTAAAGTCTGTACCTGTACGACTTCTGCCAATTGAAGGTGAACATGTTGCTGACAAACAAAGTGATTGTGGTATCTCTAATCATACAGCTTTAACATCACATTCAAAACAAAATTCATCTTTATCACCACCTGAATCAACCACAAGGGCAGAAAGACAATCTGCACATTCCTTAGCACAGTTTAACAGACAAAAATCTGTAAGTGAATACACAAGCAGCTCTGCATCCATCAAGCAAACTTCCTTCAATGAAGTTGAGAATCCTAAGCATACTCAAAGTCATATACCACTATGCTTAGAAATTTATCCTGGTACATGTGCAGACTGTGTCGCTACAGGGTCAAAAATTAAGTATGATGACCTTCTACTTGAAGAAATAGCCAAAAATTTGAGTGTAAAGGATGTCACTCATAAGATGATACTAAAAGGTAAAGAAGAATATACATCAGCTGGATCAGATAAATGTGAAGAACTTGATAAATCAAGCTCAACAAATGAATTAATAAATGTCAGTTCTGACAAAGATAATAGTGTATTATTGGATGTAACTTTGTGTAGTGAGCccaatttacaaatttacaaatcATTAACTTGTACTTTAGCAAATATGTGTGTTAATGTTCTCAGCTCTGCAACTATAGGACTAAATGAAAACAAAAGTTTACAGAATGGACAGAAAACCAAAATATCTGCTAATGAGACTCTTGAATTTGAACAAGAGCAAAAACAAATCAAAACTCCATTTCAAAGAGACAAACCAAGAGAAAATGAAAcacctgaagaaattcctctagaTTTTGCAAACCATTTTGGACAATGTATAACAAAATATACATCTTCTGTAAAAGAAGAGGAAATAGTTCTTCACAAAACAAAGTGCAATTCTGTTGAGGATGATACATGGGCAAAACAAGCACCCAGTAATACCTTGCTTTTTTCAAAAAAGACTTTGGCAAAAATAAAAAATGCCAGTTTTGATGTACCCCACAATGCTATCTCTAGCTTCAATATTTTAGttcagaaagaaagagaaatgaaaaggaaaattaGCAAGATTAATTGTATCAATCAAAGCAGTAACTCCACTCCAGAAATAAACATATCTCGTTCCAAATCATTGAAGAGCCCCCCCATTTCAACACAAAGTTGGTTGAGGAAAAGTATGCTTATGCCATCAACTGCTCATTTTCTACAATGTAAAAAAACTCCAATATTTCCTTCACTAGATAATTTTCATCTACATCAAATTTCGTCAAAAGTGCAGTCTAAAATACCAAAAGGAAtcatgaaaaatgggaaaacttCTAATGGAAAATCTAATTCATATGGTAAAAGAAATACAAATAGCCTTAACAAATCAACAATTCCGCAGATTCCAGGATTAAGTTCGACAAGTGATTTCTCAGCATTAAAGTATAGTGATATGTTTCAAGAAATATATCCAATTGATAAAGGGCCAGGCATTTATGAAATGTTTAGTAGTCCATTGTATCATGCAATGCGAAAGTCAACAGTGTGTGAAACTAATCATCAAACTGTTCATTCTGTACCACGGAGAAGAgaaattataaataaattttcaaaatcAAATCGAGCAACTGAGAAAAGCaatgcaataaaaataaaaaataaacagaattccaaacaaaagaaaatggatACACatgtgaaaaaaaagaaaaaaaatgcagaggAAAGTACATTTTTGGTCAAGAGTGATAAAGGTCAAGAAAATGTTGAACTAATTTCTGGGCAGGATTGCCAGTATTTAGATAGCCAGAGAGTTTCAGATCATGGCCATCTTTCAGATGATTCAGAGTCCAATCATCCATTACCAGATAATGAGGGTCATCTGAATGGCCAGTATTTGTCAACTATTATAGAAGATTCATTTCAACAAGCTTCAGTCAAACCTGTCACTTCAGAGGATCATGATAATATGCACAAGAAATCATCTGATGCTGGGGTTGAAGAAGAAAATGTGGGTGATGATACAAATTATCGCTTTAGGTCATCAGTGCTCCCAAAAACCAAATATACGGAGTGCAGTGATATTGATTTATTTGAGGGAGGACGGTATCTGAATAAAAAAGACAAATCTCTTGTAAATGAATCCATTTTTGCACAAGAGCATACAGCTGTCTTGCCCAATGGACTTAACTGGGACATTGTAGTCAATGACGCAGAACTTGCCGAGTTATGTGCTGAAGACCAGTGTAACACTTCTCGTGGAGCAAAAGCTGCTTCACATCCAAATTCAAAAGAAACAGATGTTCCCATTCAACCATTGATTAACATATGGACTGTGGAAAATATGTTCCCAGCCATTCAGTTTGAAGGTGATAGAGAACACAATCTTGAAGATGGACAACTTCATTGTCTTACATCAGCATTATTGTTAGAAGAAAAGAATTCTTACAATAACATGGAACAAATGGCCACATATGCTCAACAAACAGAATGTTACGGTAATAAAGACAATGCATCTGAAAATACAAATGGGAAAATGATAAATGGAATATCCATCCAG AGAACTGAATATACAGTTACAAAGCTATTCAAAACTTCTAGCAGACCTAGCAGTTCACTTTGTGATACCATAAAGTCTGAGTGCAGCTACAATTGTGAAGATGTCATTATATGGACTAAAGGCAATGTACTTGGGAAAGGAGCCTATGGCACA ATGGTACACACCACAGCCACTCTCTGCATTCATTGGTGCACAGTAGCCGTG GTATACTGTGGTCTAACAAGTCAAGGTCAACTCATCGCTGTTAAACAGGTTATCCTGGATGCAACAAACCAAACTGTAGCAGAAAAAGAGTATCAGAAACTGGAAGAGGAAATAGAGCTACTAAAAGATCTAAAGCATGACAACATTGTGCACTTCCTTGGTACAAACCTAGAGGCCAATGTTGTTAGCATTTTCATGGAATTTGTTCCTGGTGGATCCATAGCTGGTATTATAAGTAGTTTCGGGCCATTACCAGAGCCTGTTTTTTGTGGATATACTAAACAAGTTTTAAAAGGAGTGGTCtatttacatgataataaagtaaTTCACAGAGATATAAAGGGAAATAATGTCATGCTTATGCCTAATGGTGTGATAAAACTCATCGACTTTGGCTGTGCCAAACGAATGATATGTGTGAATATGAATGATACACATGGAGAAATGTTAAAATCAATGCATGGGACTCCTTACTGGATGGCACCTGAAGTGATTAATGAGACTGGACATGGAAGAAAATCTGATATTTGGAGTATAGGGTGCACTGTGTTTGAAATGGCATCTGGAAAACCACCTCTGGCACATATGGACAAAATGGCAGCCATGTTTTACATTGGAGCACATCGAGGTCTGATGCCTAACCTTCCTGTTCAGTTTTCTGAGAATGCTCAAGATTTTGTACAGATTTGTCTGACAAG